In the genome of Candidatus Latescibacter sp., the window CTGCCGGAGCGTTCACGCGGAAATGAACGCCATCATCCATGCTGCACGGGTTGACATGATAGATTCCACTCTCTACCTCGTCGGTATGGAAGCGGAAAATGGAGAGGTGGTGGAAAATGCCAGACCATGCAAGATCTGCACCCGGCTTATCATAAACGCCGGTATCAAAACCGTTAAAGTGTTTGACCGGAATGATCTTGTTCACACTTATGATGTGGCTGATTTTATCAGCGGCGAGGAACTGGATCTCGGAAAGTCCCAGGGATATTGAATGTCTGAAGTCTGAACCATGATTTATAGGATTAGAGGATTACCATGATAAATTATTGCTCCGGTGGTTAAATAGTTACATTATCATATGTCATGCCGAACTTGTTTCGGCATCTGTTTACGACACTGCATTCGTATATTTTATCACCGGAGCATTAATCAAAAAAATCAGGCTAATCCTTGAATCAAGTGAATCCTGGTTCAGACAATCTTTCTCTTTGGGCTTTGGGCGGTATTTAATCTTTTCATCATCTTTTATCATAAGCATCATTCGAATCAGTGGTTCAGACAATTTTTTTAAGGATTTCTCATGCGTATTCTCTTCGATAAAGATGAAGTTCGGCGGATTTGTGAGGAGAAACGATGCGCCGGGTTTCGGATCGGTTTCGTACCAACGATGGGAGCGCTCCATGAGGGTCATTTGAGCCTGGTGCGGAGGGCGGCCGCGCAGAGCGGATTTGTGGTGGTGAGCATATTTGTGAACCCAACCCAGTTCGGTCCCGGTGAGGATATGAACAAGTATCCCCGCGACCTCGAAAGGGATTCGCGGCTTCTCGAAACCGTTGGAGCAGACATTGTCTATGCTCCA includes:
- a CDS encoding dCMP deaminase family protein; translated protein: MNTRPDKDHYYLNIAREVARRSTCLRRWFGAIIVKNDQIISTGYTGAARGAVNCIDIGVCPRQSAGIPRGERYELCRSVHAEMNAIIHAARVDMIDSTLYLVGMEAENGEVVENARPCKICTRLIINAGIKTVKVFDRNDLVHTYDVADFISGEELDLGKSQGY